In Silene latifolia isolate original U9 population chromosome 3, ASM4854445v1, whole genome shotgun sequence, a single window of DNA contains:
- the LOC141648616 gene encoding uncharacterized protein LOC141648616, translated as MRRVKEKLDGFHGLEVDSMGRSGGLAFLWRKEVDCTFLPASVHYMDFIIKEGGREWRVTGFYGCPAVSDRHLSWDLLRVLKTQSVLPWVCLGDFNEILYSTKMKGVSRAQWQMNNFHAAVDECGLRDIRWEGYQFTFDNGQAGDDNRQSMIDRAMCTDAWLDLFPYAKLLHLDREWSDHAPIKLLLYSRNSTEGPKKSFRFEQIWIGEEGCEEAVVRGVEKGGGELVSTLRE; from the coding sequence ATGAGGAGGGTGAAGGAAAAGCTAGATGGGTTTCATGGATTGGAAGTCGATAGTATGGGAAGGTCGGGGGGTCTCGCTTTTTTGTGGCGTAAAGAGGTGGACTGCACGTTTTTGCCTGCTTCTGTACATTACATGGACTTTATTATCAAGGAAGGGGGAAGGGAGTGGAGAGTTACTGGGTTCTATGGGTGTCCAGCGGTCTCTGATCGCCATTTATCGTGGGATTTGTTACGGGTTTTGAAGACACAGTCGGTGCTCCCGTGGGTTTGCTTGGGGGATTTTAACGAGATCCTTTATTCGACAAAGATGAAGGGTGTTAGCAGAGCACAATGGCAGATGAATAACTTTCACGCTGCGGTAGATGAATGTGGGCTCCGTGACATTCGATGGGAAGGCTATCAGTTCACTTTTGATAATGGACAAGCTGGCGATGATAATAGACAGAGTATGATAGACCGGGCGATGTGTACGGACGCATGGCTAGACTTATTCCCTTATGCAAAACTGCTACATCTCGATAGAGAATGGTCTGACCATGCCCCGATCAAGCTTCTCCTTTACTCAAGAAACAGTACGGAGGGACCGAAGAAGAGCTTTAGGTTTGAACAAATCTGGATAGGGGAGGAGGGATGTGAGGAAGCGGTGGTTAGAGGGGTCGAAAAAGGCGGGGGTGAGCTGGTTTCTACCTTGCGTGAGTGA